TTGTCAAATCCAACTTCAGCATTTTTCCATAGCCTTTACTGCAATCTCGCGGTCGTCAAAATGATGTTTAGTCTTTCCGATAATCTGGTAGTCCTCGTGGCCCTTGCCTGCAATCACCAGCCAGTCACCGTCCTTCAGTTCGGCACAGGCCTTGTAAATGGCCTCTTCGCGGTTTTCCACCACGGAGAACTTGTCCGTCTTCATGCCGGCGCGCACGTCGTTGATGATGTCGGCGGGGTTTTCGGTACGGGGATTGTCCGAAGTGAGCCAGGC
The Fibrobacter sp. DNA segment above includes these coding regions:
- a CDS encoding UDP-N-acetylmuramoyl-L-alanyl-D-glutamate--2,6-diaminopimelate ligase, with the translated sequence AWLTSDNPRTENPADIINDVRAGMKTDKFSVVENREEAIYKACAELKDGDWLVIAGKGHEDYQIIGKTKHHFDDREIAVKAMEKC